The Gymnodinialimonas sp. 57CJ19 genome includes a window with the following:
- a CDS encoding DUF58 domain-containing protein — MSELTLHTPDSLRSRSEAVAASLPPLMADAQQLAATVLLGVHGRKRAGTGDEFWQYRPAEMGDSYRSIDWRRSARSDGHFLRQTEWQAAQSVMIGVDDAASMTYSGSNARPSKLRRAQTLAMALAVIAVRGGERVGLTHLAEPPRGGQAQLLRIASAMMDGGDRPEYGAPKPQVMPAGARAVFFSDFLGDPASIETVLGRAADRGVKGALVQVLDPVEEAFPFDGRTLFESMSGAIRFETLKAKSLRQEYLARLAARKDALREMARRTGWRFHVHHTDTPAEPALLWLYQTLERR; from the coding sequence TTGAGCGAACTCACCCTCCATACGCCTGACAGCCTGCGGTCGCGGTCCGAAGCGGTTGCGGCATCGCTTCCGCCGTTGATGGCGGATGCGCAGCAATTGGCGGCGACGGTGTTGTTGGGGGTGCATGGCCGCAAACGCGCGGGCACGGGGGACGAGTTCTGGCAGTATCGCCCGGCGGAAATGGGCGACAGCTATCGGTCGATCGACTGGCGACGCTCTGCCCGGTCCGATGGGCATTTTCTGCGGCAAACGGAATGGCAGGCGGCGCAATCGGTGATGATTGGCGTCGATGATGCCGCCTCTATGACCTATTCGGGCAGCAATGCGCGGCCCTCGAAACTGCGGCGGGCCCAGACCTTGGCCATGGCGCTGGCCGTGATCGCCGTGCGTGGTGGAGAGAGGGTGGGCCTGACCCATTTGGCAGAGCCGCCCCGTGGCGGGCAGGCGCAATTGCTGCGCATTGCCAGCGCGATGATGGATGGCGGAGATCGGCCCGAATACGGCGCCCCCAAGCCGCAAGTCATGCCAGCGGGCGCGCGCGCGGTGTTCTTCAGCGATTTTCTTGGCGATCCGGCGTCGATTGAAACGGTCCTTGGCCGCGCCGCTGATCGGGGCGTAAAAGGCGCGTTGGTGCAGGTACTTGACCCGGTTGAGGAGGCATTTCCCTTCGACGGGCGCACCCTGTTTGAAAGCATGTCCGGGGCGATCCGGTTTGAGACGTTGAAAGCCAAGTCCCTGCGACAAGAATACCTTGCCCGTCTTGCGGCCCGTAAAGATGCCCTGCGCGAGATGGCCCGC
- a CDS encoding MoxR family ATPase, with translation MADTESLVAEIEALGAKLGEAKASIAGRIIGQEEVVELALAAMLSGGHALLMGLPGLGKTLLVDTLSTVMGLSANRVQFTPDLMPADILGSEVLETADDGSRNFRFIEGPVFCQLLMADEINRASPRTQSALLQAMQEQEVTIAGEHRPLPAPFHVLATQNPIEQEGTYPLPEAQLDRFLVKIDVPYPDRDTERSILIATTGTEETSVSEVFTPEELIAAQRVVRQMPVGETVVEMILDLVRACRPSEPDAPDVVKNAVAWGPGPRAAQALMLTARARALLDGRLAPSVEDIAALARPVLGHRMALSFAARAEGAVLEQVIDEVTARVTRIEAAA, from the coding sequence ATGGCTGACACCGAATCCCTTGTTGCCGAGATTGAAGCCTTAGGCGCGAAATTGGGAGAGGCGAAGGCCTCGATCGCGGGGCGGATTATCGGCCAGGAAGAGGTTGTGGAACTTGCTTTGGCGGCGATGCTGTCGGGCGGTCACGCTTTGCTGATGGGTTTGCCGGGGCTTGGGAAGACGTTGTTGGTGGACACGCTTTCCACGGTCATGGGTCTGTCGGCCAACCGGGTGCAATTCACGCCGGATCTGATGCCGGCGGATATTCTGGGCTCGGAAGTGTTGGAAACCGCTGACGATGGCTCGCGCAACTTCCGCTTCATCGAAGGGCCGGTCTTTTGCCAGCTGTTGATGGCCGATGAGATCAATCGTGCCTCTCCTCGGACGCAATCGGCGCTGCTGCAAGCGATGCAGGAGCAGGAGGTGACGATTGCTGGCGAACATCGCCCGTTGCCTGCGCCCTTCCATGTGTTGGCCACGCAAAACCCGATTGAGCAGGAGGGGACGTACCCCCTTCCCGAAGCGCAGTTGGACCGTTTCCTGGTGAAGATCGACGTCCCTTACCCCGATCGAGACACCGAGCGCAGCATTTTGATTGCCACCACGGGGACTGAAGAAACCTCGGTCTCTGAGGTGTTTACCCCTGAGGAGCTGATCGCCGCGCAGCGGGTCGTGCGGCAGATGCCCGTGGGCGAAACCGTGGTGGAGATGATCCTTGATCTGGTGCGTGCATGCCGTCCGTCCGAGCCTGACGCCCCGGATGTGGTGAAAAACGCGGTGGCGTGGGGGCCTGGTCCCCGCGCGGCACAGGCGCTGATGTTGACGGCACGGGCAAGGGCGCTGCTGGATGGGCGGCTTGCGCCGTCGGTCGAAGATATCGCGGCGTTGGCGCGGCCCGTGCTGGGCCACCGGATGGCGCTGTCCTTTGCGGCCCGTGCCGAGGGTGCGGTGTTGGAGCAGGTCATCGACGAAGTCACCGCCCGCGTCACGCGGATCGAGGCGGCGGCTTGA